One window of Pseudomonas sp. ML2-2023-3 genomic DNA carries:
- a CDS encoding DUF2059 domain-containing protein, translating into MRRLFLLLMMFCTLPAWADNLDDLFTVAGWPQQRAHFNDALSAAQQRYSNNLPPAVYQALVNNSNQRFAPDAMDQRARDQMRKHLPDPDPALAFFQSPLGRKIVAAELLATRRDQLAKHAQGLPRMEASATRQLLINHLSRALPAREAGAEVSLAIAGVAADSLSSMIPGLLGGGQAQSMLNGQRQRLMDQIAGELDNTLLYVYRDLSDPELEEFVTFAESPEGKTYYQAALAAIRAGLAVGQSTSNLSQ; encoded by the coding sequence ATGCGCCGCTTGTTTTTACTGTTAATGATGTTTTGTACGTTACCCGCATGGGCAGATAACCTTGATGATCTGTTTACGGTCGCCGGCTGGCCGCAGCAACGCGCGCATTTCAATGATGCCCTGAGCGCCGCTCAGCAGCGCTACAGCAACAACTTGCCGCCTGCGGTCTATCAGGCACTGGTCAACAACAGCAACCAGCGTTTTGCGCCTGATGCAATGGACCAACGGGCCAGGGACCAGATGCGCAAACACCTGCCAGATCCTGATCCTGCCCTGGCCTTTTTTCAGTCGCCGCTGGGTCGCAAGATCGTGGCCGCCGAACTGCTGGCCACACGCCGCGATCAACTGGCCAAGCACGCACAAGGCTTGCCGCGCATGGAAGCCAGCGCCACTCGTCAGTTGCTGATCAATCATTTATCCCGCGCACTGCCTGCCCGTGAAGCCGGAGCTGAAGTCAGCCTGGCCATTGCTGGCGTTGCCGCCGACAGCTTGAGCTCGATGATCCCGGGGCTGCTGGGTGGCGGGCAGGCGCAAAGCATGTTGAATGGCCAGCGCCAGCGGTTGATGGACCAGATCGCCGGTGAGCTGGATAACACGTTGCTCTACGTGTATCGCGACCTGTCTGACCCGGAGCTGGAAGAATTCGTCACCTTTGCTGAGTCACCTGAAGGCAAGACCTATTACCAGGCAGCTCTGGCCGCGATCCGCGCCGGGTTGGCAGTCGGGCAAAGTACCTCAAACCTGAGCCAGTAG
- a CDS encoding DUF6436 domain-containing protein codes for MPVPTLKTLLACLLTLICAVGLWLAYDWFQGRYIRAFSDQTALFAGDVLSLPGELSGPGAIRVVHFWDPACPCNVGNQQHLGELLAHYVPQGVEFYSVKKPGTQGQLPSTLGAIKPLASLPGAERLGASPAVAIWDRSGQLAYFGPYSEGATCNASNSFIEPILQALSEGRPVKATHTMAVGCYCPWQADNAAR; via the coding sequence ATGCCGGTGCCCACGCTGAAAACTCTGTTGGCCTGCCTGCTGACGCTGATCTGCGCAGTGGGGTTGTGGCTCGCTTACGACTGGTTCCAGGGCCGCTACATTCGCGCTTTCAGCGATCAAACCGCGCTATTTGCAGGCGACGTACTGAGCCTGCCTGGCGAACTGTCCGGCCCGGGTGCGATTCGCGTGGTGCATTTCTGGGACCCGGCCTGCCCGTGTAACGTTGGCAACCAGCAGCATCTCGGTGAACTGCTGGCCCATTACGTCCCGCAAGGTGTCGAGTTCTACTCAGTGAAAAAGCCCGGCACTCAAGGTCAGTTGCCCTCCACCCTGGGCGCCATCAAGCCCTTGGCCAGCCTGCCCGGCGCCGAACGCCTGGGCGCCAGCCCGGCCGTGGCCATCTGGGACCGCAGCGGCCAACTCGCCTACTTCGGTCCCTACAGCGAAGGTGCCACCTGCAACGCCAGCAACAGCTTTATCGAACCCATCCTGCAAGCCCTGAGCGAAGGCCGTCCAGTCAAGGCCACCCACACCATGGCCGTGGGCTGCTATTGCCCGTGGCAGGCTGATAACGCCGCACGTTGA
- a CDS encoding penicillin acylase family protein — protein sequence MKRSLTLIALVVASIAGGGFWYVQSKLPTRQGQVGLAALQGPVTVRYDERGVPHIRAGNQADLYRALGYVQAQDRLFQMEIMRRLARGELAEVLGPKLVDTDKLFRSLRIRERAASYLTELDPQSPAFLALQAYLDGINQFQANNPNPVEFDLLGITPRPFTAEDTISVAGYMAYSFAAAFRTEPLLTYVRDQLGSDYLKIFDLDWQPQGVLAPALAANDWKTLGALARLSDQALSQTGLPQFEGSNAWVVAGKRTQSGKPLLAGDPHIRFSTPSVWYEAQLSAPDFELYGYHQALVPFAFLGNNRDFGWSLTMFQNDDLDLIAEKTNPDNPNQVWYHGQWVDMTRTEQQIAVKGEAPVTLTLRQSPHGPIINDVLGATAGNTPIAMWWGFLETKNPILEGFYQLNRADSLSKARTAATFIQAPGLNLLWANAKGDIGWWAAAQLPKRPAGVNPAFILDGSTNQADKDGFYPFSANPQEENPARGYIVSANFQPLSPAGIEIPGYYNLADRGQQLNRQLSDNSVKWNLKNSQALQLGTATDYGQRVLKPLLPVLREVVTVPAERKLVEQLAQWTGDYPLDSIAATVFNQFLYSLTEATMRDKLGDAFFDTLLTTRVVDAALPRLAASPDSPWWDNRTTPQKESRADTVKVAWQASIAHLKAVLGDDPGQWRWGRAHTLTHEHPLGRQKPLDWLFNVGPFAAPGSHEVPNNLSAKLGNAPWPVTYGPSTRRLIDFADPAHGLTINPVGQSGVPFDKHYRDQAESYIEGDYDKPHMDEAEIQLNTRSTLRLMPVR from the coding sequence ATGAAACGCAGCCTGACCCTCATCGCTCTTGTCGTCGCGTCCATCGCAGGGGGCGGGTTCTGGTACGTGCAAAGCAAACTGCCGACACGCCAGGGCCAGGTCGGGCTTGCTGCACTGCAGGGGCCGGTCACGGTGCGTTATGACGAGCGCGGGGTGCCGCATATTCGGGCTGGCAACCAGGCTGACCTGTATCGCGCCCTGGGCTATGTGCAGGCCCAGGACCGGCTGTTTCAGATGGAAATCATGCGTCGCCTGGCGCGGGGTGAGCTGGCCGAGGTGCTGGGGCCCAAGCTGGTCGATACTGACAAACTGTTTCGCAGCCTGCGCATCCGCGAGCGGGCTGCCAGTTACCTGACGGAGCTGGATCCTCAATCCCCGGCTTTTCTGGCCTTGCAGGCGTATCTGGACGGGATCAATCAGTTCCAGGCCAACAATCCAAACCCCGTGGAGTTCGACCTGCTGGGCATCACGCCACGGCCCTTTACCGCCGAAGACACCATCAGCGTTGCCGGTTACATGGCCTACAGTTTTGCCGCCGCCTTTCGTACCGAACCGCTGCTGACGTACGTGCGCGATCAACTGGGCAGCGACTACCTGAAAATCTTCGACCTCGACTGGCAACCCCAGGGCGTATTGGCCCCGGCACTGGCGGCCAACGACTGGAAAACCCTGGGAGCGCTGGCCCGACTGAGCGATCAGGCCCTGAGCCAGACAGGCTTGCCACAGTTCGAGGGCAGCAATGCATGGGTGGTGGCGGGCAAACGCACCCAAAGTGGCAAACCGCTGCTGGCTGGCGACCCGCACATCCGCTTTTCGACACCCTCTGTGTGGTACGAAGCACAGCTTTCGGCACCGGATTTTGAGCTGTACGGCTACCATCAAGCCCTGGTTCCGTTCGCCTTTTTGGGCAACAACCGGGATTTCGGCTGGAGCCTGACCATGTTCCAGAACGACGATCTGGACCTGATCGCCGAGAAGACCAACCCCGACAATCCCAATCAGGTCTGGTACCACGGCCAGTGGGTCGACATGACCCGCACCGAGCAGCAGATTGCCGTCAAGGGCGAGGCACCGGTCACGCTTACACTGCGCCAATCACCCCACGGGCCGATCATCAATGACGTGCTGGGCGCAACGGCGGGCAACACGCCGATCGCGATGTGGTGGGGTTTTCTGGAAACGAAAAATCCGATCCTGGAAGGCTTCTATCAGCTCAACCGTGCCGACAGCCTGAGCAAGGCGCGCACGGCCGCAACCTTTATTCAGGCGCCGGGACTCAATCTGCTATGGGCCAACGCCAAGGGCGATATCGGCTGGTGGGCAGCGGCGCAATTACCCAAGCGCCCGGCCGGGGTCAACCCGGCGTTCATTCTGGACGGCAGCACCAACCAGGCTGACAAGGACGGTTTCTACCCGTTCAGCGCCAACCCCCAGGAAGAAAACCCGGCACGAGGCTATATCGTGTCAGCCAACTTCCAGCCGTTATCCCCTGCTGGCATCGAGATTCCCGGTTACTACAACCTGGCGGACCGTGGCCAGCAGCTAAATCGCCAGCTCAGCGATAACAGCGTGAAGTGGAACCTCAAAAACAGCCAGGCCCTGCAACTGGGAACCGCCACAGACTACGGCCAGCGTGTGCTCAAACCCCTGTTGCCCGTACTGCGCGAAGTCGTCACGGTTCCAGCCGAGCGCAAACTGGTAGAACAACTGGCGCAATGGACAGGTGATTACCCGCTCGATTCGATTGCCGCCACCGTGTTCAACCAGTTCTTGTACAGCCTCACTGAAGCCACCATGCGCGACAAATTGGGCGACGCCTTTTTTGACACCCTGCTGACGACGCGAGTGGTTGATGCAGCCTTGCCACGCCTGGCCGCAAGCCCGGACTCGCCGTGGTGGGACAACCGCACGACACCGCAAAAAGAGAGCCGCGCTGACACGGTCAAAGTGGCCTGGCAGGCCAGCATTGCCCACTTGAAGGCCGTCCTGGGCGACGACCCCGGACAATGGCGCTGGGGCCGGGCCCACACCCTGACCCACGAGCACCCGCTGGGTCGACAAAAGCCTCTGGACTGGCTGTTCAACGTCGGTCCCTTCGCCGCTCCCGGCAGTCACGAAGTGCCGAACAACCTCAGCGCCAAACTCGGCAACGCACCGTGGCCGGTGACCTACGGCCCATCAACGCGGCGCTTGATCGACTTTGCCGACCCGGCCCACGGGCTGACCATCAACCCGGTGGGTCAAAGCGGCGTGCCCTTCGACAAACACTACCGTGATCAGGCCGAGTCCTACATCGAAGGCGACTACGACAAGCCTCATATGGACGAAGCCGAAATCCAGCTCAACACCCGCAGCACCTTGCGGCTGATGCCGGTGCGGTGA
- a CDS encoding alpha/beta hydrolase, producing MPAPFAPDSLRASLQPLAAAQPLSREGLAYQHFYGLDFPLRPAAVKRQLGRFSAGGFELVSQVWWPDTPPVATLFVIHGFYDHMGLYRHVIEWGLNRGFAVIACDLPGHGLSSGERASIDDFTQYQAVLQGLFIEAQSLQLPQPWHLCGQSTGGAIVLDHLLNHEEHSPAQGQAILLSPLVRPKGWGWSKFSYYLLRPFVKGIARRFSENSNDPNFLAFLQADPLQPVRLPTAWVGALARWIPRIEGASPSVRQPLVIQGEADKTVDWQHNLEVLNARFKQPQILLLPEARHHLANETAEIRARYFAFLDKFF from the coding sequence ATGCCTGCCCCGTTTGCCCCCGATTCCTTGCGCGCCAGCTTGCAGCCGTTGGCCGCGGCTCAACCGTTATCGAGAGAGGGTCTGGCGTATCAGCACTTTTATGGGCTGGATTTTCCTCTGCGTCCGGCTGCGGTCAAACGCCAGTTGGGTCGCTTTAGCGCTGGCGGCTTCGAACTGGTCAGTCAGGTGTGGTGGCCCGACACCCCGCCTGTGGCGACCCTGTTTGTGATTCACGGTTTTTATGACCACATGGGGCTGTATCGGCATGTGATCGAGTGGGGATTGAACCGGGGGTTTGCCGTGATTGCCTGTGACCTGCCGGGGCATGGGCTGTCGAGTGGAGAGCGGGCCAGCATCGATGATTTCACGCAGTACCAGGCAGTCCTGCAAGGGTTGTTTATCGAGGCGCAATCGTTGCAATTACCCCAGCCTTGGCACCTGTGCGGGCAAAGCACGGGCGGGGCGATTGTCCTCGATCACTTGCTGAACCACGAGGAGCACAGCCCGGCTCAAGGGCAGGCCATTTTGCTCTCGCCACTGGTTCGCCCCAAAGGCTGGGGCTGGTCAAAGTTCAGTTATTACTTGCTGCGCCCTTTCGTCAAAGGGATTGCCCGGCGCTTTAGCGAGAACTCCAACGACCCGAATTTCCTGGCATTTCTGCAAGCCGATCCGCTGCAGCCGGTACGTTTGCCAACGGCGTGGGTGGGGGCACTGGCGCGCTGGATTCCGCGTATTGAAGGCGCATCACCGAGTGTGCGCCAGCCGTTGGTGATTCAGGGCGAAGCCGACAAGACGGTGGACTGGCAACATAACCTTGAGGTACTGAACGCGAGGTTCAAGCAGCCGCAGATACTGCTATTACCTGAAGCGCGCCACCATCTGGCGAATGAAACGGCAGAAATCCGCGCGAGGTATTTTGCGTTTCTGGATAAGTTCTTTTGA
- a CDS encoding DUF523 domain-containing protein, giving the protein MSHKLLISRCLLGHPVRYDGGASGPYAQLARWQAEGRVIALCPEVAGGLPTPRAPAEIPGGQGVEVLAGRAPVMTVEGEDVTAAFLSGARQALALVTQHGIRIAILKANSPSCGNVQTYDGSFGGVKVEGQGVTAALLIGAGVQVFSELELEDAAKALAALDL; this is encoded by the coding sequence ATGAGCCACAAACTGTTGATCAGCCGCTGCCTGCTGGGCCATCCCGTGCGCTACGACGGCGGCGCCAGCGGCCCGTATGCGCAATTGGCCCGGTGGCAGGCTGAAGGTCGGGTCATTGCCTTGTGCCCGGAAGTGGCGGGTGGTTTGCCGACACCCCGTGCGCCGGCGGAAATCCCCGGCGGCCAAGGAGTTGAAGTGCTTGCGGGCAGAGCGCCGGTGATGACTGTCGAAGGCGAGGATGTGACCGCAGCCTTTTTATCCGGGGCCCGGCAGGCGCTGGCGCTGGTGACGCAGCACGGCATCCGCATCGCCATCCTCAAGGCCAACAGCCCGTCTTGCGGCAATGTGCAGACGTATGACGGCAGTTTTGGCGGCGTGAAGGTCGAAGGTCAGGGCGTGACGGCGGCGTTATTGATCGGTGCCGGGGTTCAGGTGTTCAGTGAACTGGAGCTGGAAGACGCGGCAAAAGCGCTGGCAGCCCTGGATTTGTAG
- the coxB gene encoding cytochrome c oxidase subunit II — MRHPHLWMGLLLWSVFGQAHAAWTVNMSPGATEVSHAVFDLHMIIFWICVVIGIIVFGAMFWSMIVHRRSTGQVAAKFHESTTVEILWTVIPLVILIAMAVPATRTLINIYDSSDSDVDIQVTGYQWKWHYKYLGQDVEFFSNLATPADQIHNQAPKGEHYLLEVDEPLVLPIGAKVRFLVTSADVIHSWWVPAFAVKRDAIPGFINEAWTRVEKPGIYRGQCAELCGKDHGFMPIVVDVKTRADYDAWLAERKAQAAQLKELTSKDWTLDELVARGDKVYHTACVACHQAEGQGLPPMFPALKGSPIATGPAADHLHRVFFGKPGTAMAAFGKQLSEVDIAAVVTYERNAWGNNKGDMVTPKDVLALKQAQGK, encoded by the coding sequence ATGCGACATCCACATCTATGGATGGGTTTGCTGTTGTGGTCAGTGTTCGGCCAGGCTCACGCGGCCTGGACAGTGAACATGTCGCCTGGGGCGACCGAAGTCAGTCATGCGGTCTTCGACCTGCACATGATCATCTTCTGGATCTGCGTGGTGATCGGCATCATCGTCTTCGGTGCCATGTTCTGGTCAATGATCGTTCACCGTCGCTCCACCGGCCAGGTGGCGGCCAAGTTCCATGAGAGCACCACGGTCGAAATTCTCTGGACCGTAATCCCTCTGGTCATCCTGATCGCGATGGCCGTGCCTGCGACCAGGACCCTGATCAATATCTATGACAGCAGTGATTCGGATGTGGATATCCAGGTCACCGGCTATCAGTGGAAGTGGCATTACAAATACCTGGGCCAGGACGTCGAATTCTTCAGCAACCTGGCCACACCCGCCGATCAAATCCATAACCAGGCCCCCAAGGGCGAGCACTACTTGCTCGAAGTCGATGAGCCACTGGTGTTGCCCATTGGCGCCAAAGTGCGGTTTTTGGTGACCTCGGCCGACGTTATTCACTCCTGGTGGGTGCCTGCCTTTGCGGTCAAGCGTGATGCCATTCCGGGCTTTATCAACGAAGCCTGGACCCGCGTCGAGAAGCCCGGCATCTATCGAGGCCAATGCGCCGAGCTGTGCGGCAAGGATCACGGGTTTATGCCGATTGTGGTCGATGTCAAAACCCGTGCGGACTACGACGCCTGGCTGGCCGAGCGCAAGGCCCAGGCCGCGCAGCTCAAGGAGCTGACCAGCAAGGACTGGACCCTCGACGAGCTGGTGGCTCGTGGCGACAAGGTCTATCACACCGCCTGCGTAGCCTGTCACCAGGCCGAAGGTCAGGGTCTGCCGCCCATGTTCCCGGCGCTCAAGGGTTCACCGATTGCCACCGGCCCGGCCGCCGATCACCTGCACCGCGTGTTCTTCGGCAAGCCGGGCACGGCCATGGCCGCTTTCGGCAAGCAGTTGTCCGAAGTGGATATCGCCGCCGTCGTGACCTATGAACGCAACGCCTGGGGCAACAACAAGGGCGACATGGTGACGCCAAAAGACGTGCTGGCGCTCAAACAGGCGCAAGGCAAGTGA
- a CDS encoding carbonic anhydrase translates to MTDKPKPQPSAAAESADTALHHIVDGFLHFHHEIFPEQEAFFKKLATAQSPRAMFIACADSRIVPELITQSAPGDLFVTRNVGNVVPPYGQMNGGVSTAIEYAVLALGVQHIIICGHSDCGAMRAVLNPASLKKMPTVKAWLHHVEVAKTMVQDNCNCANEAESMHVLTEENVIAQLQHLRTHPSVASRMANGHLFIHGWVYDIETSQIKAYDADKGAFLPLDGTTAIPSATPKARF, encoded by the coding sequence ATGACTGACAAGCCTAAACCACAGCCCTCGGCCGCGGCTGAAAGTGCTGATACAGCACTGCACCATATCGTTGATGGCTTTCTGCACTTTCATCACGAAATCTTCCCTGAACAAGAAGCCTTTTTCAAAAAACTCGCCACGGCACAAAGCCCGCGTGCGATGTTTATTGCCTGTGCCGATTCGCGAATCGTGCCGGAGCTGATTACCCAGAGCGCGCCGGGTGATTTGTTCGTGACCCGTAACGTTGGCAACGTCGTACCGCCATACGGTCAGATGAACGGCGGTGTTTCGACGGCCATCGAGTACGCGGTGCTGGCACTGGGCGTGCAGCACATCATCATTTGCGGGCATTCCGATTGCGGCGCGATGCGTGCAGTGCTCAACCCCGCCAGCCTGAAAAAAATGCCGACGGTAAAAGCCTGGTTGCACCACGTTGAAGTGGCCAAGACCATGGTTCAGGACAATTGCAATTGCGCCAACGAAGCCGAAAGCATGCACGTACTGACCGAAGAGAACGTGATTGCCCAGTTGCAGCACTTGCGCACGCATCCGTCGGTGGCGTCACGAATGGCCAACGGGCATCTGTTTATTCATGGCTGGGTTTACGATATCGAAACCAGTCAGATCAAGGCCTACGACGCCGACAAGGGCGCCTTCCTGCCGCTGGATGGCACCACTGCGATCCCGAGCGCGACGCCTAAAGCACGGTTTTAA
- a CDS encoding 2OG-Fe(II) oxygenase — protein MRAMPIPSDHPLFLRIVDDLYAQGWSQQTIFLPEALTLELAAECHKRSAEGELTPAAVGRGLTQEVREGIRGDHIQWLEPGEALACDSYLELMESLRIAMNRRLFLGLEDFESHFALYPPGAFYLKHLDRFRDDDRRMVSAVVYLNQSWLPEHGGHLRMYLEGNVDYDVLPTGGCLVVFLSGEIPHEVMPATRDRLSLTGWFRRRATEIVL, from the coding sequence ATGCGCGCCATGCCAATACCCTCTGATCACCCGCTGTTTCTACGCATCGTCGACGACCTGTACGCGCAGGGATGGTCACAGCAAACTATTTTCCTGCCCGAGGCTTTGACCCTCGAGCTGGCGGCTGAGTGCCATAAACGTTCTGCTGAAGGTGAACTCACTCCCGCAGCGGTTGGACGCGGCCTGACCCAGGAGGTTCGCGAGGGTATACGGGGTGACCATATCCAATGGTTGGAGCCGGGAGAGGCTTTGGCCTGTGACAGTTATCTGGAGTTAATGGAAAGCCTGCGAATCGCCATGAATCGCAGGCTTTTTTTGGGCCTGGAGGACTTTGAAAGTCACTTTGCGCTGTACCCGCCCGGTGCGTTCTACCTCAAGCATCTGGACCGCTTTCGCGACGATGACAGGCGCATGGTGTCGGCCGTGGTGTACCTCAATCAGAGCTGGCTGCCCGAGCACGGTGGGCATTTGCGCATGTACCTCGAAGGAAATGTCGACTATGACGTGTTGCCGACCGGTGGTTGTCTGGTGGTGTTCCTCTCGGGTGAGATCCCCCACGAAGTGATGCCAGCGACCCGTGACCGTTTGTCGTTGACCGGTTGGTTTCGTCGTCGTGCCACCGAGATAGTTCTATGA